The following are encoded in a window of Castanea sativa cultivar Marrone di Chiusa Pesio chromosome 9, ASM4071231v1 genomic DNA:
- the LOC142608780 gene encoding uncharacterized protein LOC142608780 codes for MFNPNCYKSNYAVLNVGLRKRKFEQFVKGTKLKAASALPSKESDNRKKVLNSHSSSSALTFEYSYHGEKVNTITNITSADDKTKFSSVSKALSPLYDTDGSVNGPNLLSSENLTTPVVKNFNDLVHSPDSSSLEEPNQKVQQALGIINSDDVQKSVPVVDFIDSPQHFCSGYRDKNLKQIIRLVSNGGQPPRPVIPIGSKFQAEIPEWTGLVNRKNVYGGADDSKNLKWLGTRIWPMKGRSVETSVTAIGKGRLDSCSCVSPGSVDCIRSHILTKRLLLQFDIGLAFKSWKFDEMGEVVSKSWTSNEGRKFELLVKKNPLWRGANFWELALKHFPSKSKKSMLSYYFNVFIPRRMSQQTRSTPDEIDSDDDQADNDDDSIEE; via the exons ATGTTCAaccctaattgctataagtccaaCTATGCTGTATTGAATGTTGGGCTG AGAAAGCGGAAATTTGAACAATTTGTAAAAGGTACAAAGTTGAAAGCTGCTTCTGCATTGCCTAGTAAGGAATCTGATAATCGGAAAAAGGTCTTAAACTCACACAGTTCAAGCAGTGCATTGACTTTTGAGTATAGTTATCATGGAGAGAAAGTGAATACCATTACCAATATTACCTCTGCGGATGATAAAACAAAATTCAGTTCAGTAAGTAAGGCTCTTTCTCCGTTATATGACACTGATGGATCCGTTAATGGTCCAAACCTACTGAGTTCAGAAAATTTGACCACACCAGTGgtaaaaaatttcaatgatTTGGTTCATAGTCCAGATTCATCAAGTTTAGAGGAGCCAAACCAGAAAGTTCAACAAGCATTGGGGATCATCAATAGTGATGATGTTCAAAAATCGGTACCCGTGGTTGATTTCATTGATTCACCTCAGCATTTTTGTTCAGGTTACAGAGATAAAAACCTTAAACAGATTATAAGGTTGGTTTCTAATGGAGGTCAACCCCCAAGACCTGTTATTCCTATTGGGTCAAAGTTCCAGGCTGAAATCCCAGAGTGGACAGGACTAGTTAACAGGAAAAATGTATATGGTGGTGCTGATGATTCAAAGAATTTGAAGTGGTTAGGCACCAGAATTTGGCCCATGAAAGGTAGAAGTGTAGAAACTAGTGTGACAGCAATTGGCAAAGGGAGACTTGACTCTTGCTCTTGTGTCTCGCCAGGCTCTGTTGATTGCATCAGAAGCCACATTCTCACAAAAAGGCTTCTTTTGCAATTTGATATTGGTCTTGCTTTTAAGAGTTGGAAGTTTGATGAGATGGGAGAAGTTGTTTCAAAGTCCTGGACATCGAATGAGGGACGAAAATTTGAATTACTTGTGAAAAAGAATCCACTATGGAGGGGAGCAAACTTTTGGGAGCTAGCCTTGAAGCATTTTCCATCCAAGTCCAAGAAAAGCATGTTGAGTTATTACTTCAATGTGTTCATTCCTAGACGTATGAGCCAACAGACCAGGTCTACCCCTGATGAAATTGACAGTGATGATGATCAGGCTGATAATGATGACGATTCCATTGAAGAATAG
- the LOC142610721 gene encoding protein OCTOPUS-like: MNPITETVAAATAVAASLPPLPPQPHRPSTSCERHPEEHFTGFCPSCLCERLAVLDPNSSTASTSSSSRNKPPTATSSALKSIFKNSNNNNNSSSNSSRNRNSFFPELRRTKSFSASKNNEGFSGVFEPQRKSCDVRVRNTLWNLFTQDDERNPAKQKDPHQQNHQQQQQQQQQQQHQEASFSGSTSLVDSRNLASSSVQNPVLEDTETESESESETDSNNGKAVAEEPRISNVVEDRVQEIVEEEEEELETEPEIEPEAEPELELDPEAEQEDLKPMKDHIDLDVNTKKNSGRDFKEIAGSFWSAASVFSKKLQKWRQKQKLKKRRNGGGGSATLPVEKPIGRQFRETQSEIADYGYGRRSCDTDPRFSLDANRMSFEAGRMSFDDPRMSFDEPRASWDGYLIGRTFPRMPTMVSVVEDPPLPPPLPPPPPVHVVRTDTQIPVEDPGGDEEMMGFSVVPGGSAQTRDYYSDSSSRRRRSLDRSSSIRKTAAAVVAEIDELKSVSNASANSKVSPATVASTATTTTSVMDYLNGPKLVAPERERDSNSNSMRDDCSESFELGFRDGNSVVGKSNKKSKRWSKAWNIWGFIHRKGGGNKEEDDDRYSSRANGVERSLSESWQESRGAFNRKVFRSNSSVSWRNSSHNFGIGGGVGVGVGGGGGGSGGGLGGFGSLRKNGGWEANGNGKKKRDEFVLERNRSARYSPNNIDNGLLRFYLTPMRSSSSSSNRRNGGSVKSRSNHAHSIARSVLRLY; the protein is encoded by the coding sequence ATGAATCCCATAACCGAAACAGTAGCAGCAGCAACCGCAGTAGCAGCATCACTACCACCGCTACCACCACAACCACATAGACCATCCACTTCCTGTGAACGTCACCCAGAAGAGCACTTCACTGGCTTTTGCCCCTCATGCCTCTGCGAACGACTTGCCGTTTTGGACCCAAATTCCTCCACCGCTTCCACTTCCTCCTCCTCTCGCAACAAACCCCCCACCGCTACTTCTTCAGCCCTTAAATCCATCTTCAAAAactccaacaacaacaataacagcaGCAGCAATAGTAGTCGTAACAGGAACTCCTTCTTTCCTGAGCTTCGGAGAACCAAGTCGTTTTCGGCGTCGAAGAACAACGAGGGTTTCTCTGGGGTTTTTGAGCCACAGAGAAAGTCCTGTGACGTTCGAGTCAGAAACACTCTTTGGAATCTTTTCACTCAAGACGACGAGCGCAACCCAGCTAAGCAAAAAGACCCACATCAAcaaaaccaccaacaacaacagcaacagcaacaacaacaacaacatcaagaAGCTTCTTTTTCTGGTTCCACTTCTTTGGTTGATTCAAGAAATTTAGCTTCCTCAAGTGTTCAAAATCCAGTCTTGGAAGACACTGAGACCGAGTCTGAGTCCGAGTCCGAGACCGACTCGAACAATGGTAAGGCAGTAGCTGAGGAACCAAGGATTTCAAATGTAGTGGAAGACAGAGTTCAGGAAATTGttgaagaagaggaggaagagTTGGAGACGGAGCCAGAGATAGAACCAGAGGCAGAACCAGAGCTAGAACTAGACCCAGAAGCAGAACAAGAAGACTTGAAGCCTATGAAGGACCACATAGATCTCGACGTGAATACCAAGAAAAATTCCGGCAGAGATTTCAAAGAAATCGCCGGGAGTTTCTGGTCGGCGGCGTCGGTGTTCAGCAAGAAGTTGCAGAAGTGGAGACAAAAGCAGAAGCTGAAGAAACGAAGGAATGGCGGTGGCGGGTCCGCCACATTGCCGGTGGAAAAGCCGATCGGAAGGCAGTTCCGGGAAACCCAGTCGGAAATCGCCGATTACGGGTACGGGCGCCGATCCTGCGATACAGACCCGAGATTCTCACTGGACGCGAATCGGATGTCGTTCGAAGCTGGTCGAATGTCTTTCGATGATCCTCGAATGTCTTTCGATGAGCCAAGAGCTTCTTGGGATGGCTATTTGATTGGTCGAACTTTTCCTAGAATGCCCACTATGGTTTCGGTTGTGGAGGATCCTCCTCtccctcctcctcttcctcctcctcctccggtTCATGTTGTGAGGACCGATACTCAGATTCCGGTTGAGGACCCGGGCGGTGACGAGGAGATGATGGGGTTTTCTGTGGTGCCGGGTGGGTCAGCTCAGACGAGGGACTATTATTCGGACTCGTCTTCGAGGCGGCGGAGGAGTTTAGACCGGTCTAGCTCGATAAGGAAGACGGCAGCGGCGGTGGTGGCGGAGATTGATGAATTGAAGTCGGTTTCGAATGCTAGTGCAAATTCAAAGGTGTCACCTGCTACTGTTGCGTCCACTGCTACCACTACTACAAGTGTTATGGATTACCTCAATGGGCCGAAATTAGTAGCACCGGAGAGGGAGAGGGATTCGAATTCGAATTCGATGAGGGATGATTGTTCGGAGAGCTTTGAATTGGGTTTTAGAGATGGGAATTCGGTGGTTGGGAAGTCTAATAAGAAGTCAAAGAGGTGGAGCAAGGCTTGGAATATATGGGGTTTTATTCATAGGAAAGGTGGTGGGAATAAAGAAGAGGATGATGATAGGTATAGTAGTAGAGCAAATGGGGTGGAGAGGTCTCTTTCGGAGTCTTGGCAAGAATCAAGAGGTGCTTTTAATAGAAAGGTGTTTAGAAGCAATAGCAGTGTGAGTTGGAGGAATTCTTCACATAACTTTGGTATTGGTGgtggagttggagttggagttggtggtggtggtggcggcaGCGGTGGTGGTCTTGGGGGATTTGGGAGTTTAAGGAAGAATGGTGGGTGGGAGGCCAATGGGAATGGGAAAAAGAAGAGGGATGAGTTTGTGTTGGAAAGGAATAGGAGTGCAAGGTATTCGCCTAACAACATCGAtaatggtttgttgaggttctACTTGACTCCGATGaggagcagcagcagcagcagcaacaggaGGAATGGGGGGTCCGTGAAAAGTAGGTCGAATCATGCACATTCTATCGCCAGAAGCGTATTGCGATTGTACTGA